CTTCGTTTATTCGCTTCAAAGAGGGATTCTATCGGCGGCTCAAGAGTAGGCTGTTATATCCGAAGGGAGGACGATGCTGACAAAAATTGACAAACAAAAAACAATCGTCTTAGACACTTCGGCCTTCATAGCTGGATTCGAACCCCTCTCAATCCAAGACATTCAATATTCAGTGCCAGAAGTTGAACACGAACTTATTACTAACTCGCTACCTTGGACCCGATTTATTGCTGCCCTTGAAAACGGAAAGCTGAAAGTCAAAACACCCCGAGCAGACTATGTTAAAAGGATTAAGGCGTCATCAAAAGCCGTTGGCGACCTGCTCTTCCTCTCAGACGCAGATCAACAAGTCTTAGCATTGGCATTAGAACTGAAAGACATGGGCTACAACCCTCAAATCGTCACAGACGACTACTCCATA
The Candidatus Bathyarchaeota archaeon genome window above contains:
- a CDS encoding ribonuclease VapC; translated protein: MLTKIDKQKTIVLDTSAFIAGFEPLSIQDIQYSVPEVEHELITNSLPWTRFIAALENGKLKVKTPRADYVKRIKASSKAVGDLLFLSDADQQVLALALELKDMGYNPQIVTDDYSIQNVANQVGIKFAPLMTFGIRYRFHWMLYCPACHHKYPADYQHKRCEICGTELKRKPVGKTPL